The Tenebrio molitor chromosome 3, icTenMoli1.1, whole genome shotgun sequence genome contains a region encoding:
- the LOC138125768 gene encoding jerky protein homolog-like, with protein MEKRLYEWFCTQRARHVPVSYEILATRAKIFHTQIYGTTNFEASRGWIANFRSRYGLRSIKICGEKLSNNQDAVDPFIIKLKEKIRELKLSSVQIYNADESALYWKMLPDKTLVLSQEKNAPGRKTIKERVTFLLCANADGSNKLKPLVIGKAQNPRAFKNSQIPVDYKASKNAWMTSSLFKDWFHNCFVKNVQRFQRSKNLPQKALLLIDNASSHGSEEELVSNDGNVMTMFLPPNCTALIQPMDQNIIRLTKLFYRKSLLIRILTNEDDIASSLKKITLKEATYLLYNAWEKVSPNIITKCWHKILHKETLENPDSDYEAEDLIPLSTLRQNLCSISQELNDVGELLNSTVGNDIVITDEERDGWLFEDENLLPLDESLNTEPNENVPETEVLKTVTNIDAIKCFETCFKWAEENDAPLSDLLVLQRLRENAYILNQKIVKQKKITDFFFK; from the coding sequence ATGGAGAAACGCCTATATGAGTGGTTTTGTACACAGCGAGCTCGACATGTTCCTGTTTCTTACGAGATTCTTGCTACAAGAgcgaaaatttttcacacgCAAATTTATGgtacaacaaattttgaagcCAGTAGAGGCTGGATAGCTAATTTTCGATCACGGTATGGATTACGCTCCATAAAGATATGTGGTGAAAAACTGTCCAACAACCAAGATGCTGTGGATCCATTCATAATTAAGTTGAAGGAAAAGATTAGAGAACTAAAACTTTCTTCCGTCCAAATTTACAATGCTGACGAATCAGCACTTTATTGGAAAATGTTACCTGACAAGACATTAGTTCTGTCTCAAGAAAAAAATGCTCCCGGGAGAAAAACTATTAAAGAACGTGTGACTTTCCTGTTGTGTGCAAATGCGGATGGCTCAAACAAGTTAAAACCGTTGGTAATTGGCAAAGCTCAAAATCCTAGGGCGTTTAAAAATTCCCAGATCCCAGTAGATTATAAAGCTTCCAAGAATGCGTGGATGACATCATCACTATTCAAAGATTGGTTTCATAATTGTTTCGTTAAAAATGTACAGAGATTTCAAAGAAGTAAAAATTTGCCGCAAAAGGCATTGCTACTTATAGACAATGCTTCAAGTCATGGATCTGAAGAAGAACTGGTCAGCAACGATGGTAACGTTATGACAATGTTTTTGCCACCAAACTGTACAGCACTCATCCAACCAATGGATCAAAACATAATTCGTCTAACTAAATTATTCTATCGAAAAAGTTTGTTAATAAGGATTTTGACTAACGAAGATGACATTGCTAGTagtctaaaaaaaattactctaaaggAGGCTACATATTTGCTTTACAATGCTTGGGAAAAGGTTTCTCCAAACATCATCACTAAATGTTGGCACAAAATTCTTCACAAAGAAACTCTTGAGAACCCAGATTCAGACTATGAAGCCGAAGATTTAATTCCACTCAGCACACTAAGGCAGAACCTGTGTTCAATCTCACAAGAGTTGAATGATGTTGGCGAACTGCTGAATTCTACTGTGGGGAATGATATTGTTATCACTGATGAAGAAAGAGATGGGTGGCTTTTTGAAGACGAGAATTTATTACCTTTAGATGAGAGCCTGAATACTGAACCGAACGAGAATGTTCCAGAAACTGAAGTTCTCAAAACTGTTACAAATATAGATGCCATTAAATGTTTTGAAACATGTTTTAAATGGGCAGAAGAGAACGACGCTCCACTCAGCGATCTTCTTGTTCTCCAACGGCTTCGAGAAAATGCTTACATTTTGAATCAAAAAATCgtgaaacaaaagaaaattactgactttttttttaaatag